The following nucleotide sequence is from Deltaproteobacteria bacterium.
TCCCGGCCGCCGCCGCCGGTCGTGACGTAGACGGTCCCGGCGCCCGGCGCGACGACTTGCCCGCCGCGGAGCGGCAGGGTGCGCTCGTACACGTGGTCGTGACCCATGAAGACGAGATCGACCGCGTGCCGGTCGAAGAGCGGAACGAGGTTGGCGCGTACCGTCGTGTTGCTGCCGTGCTTGCTGCTCGAATAGATCGTGTGATGGAACGCGACCACCTTCCACGTCGCCGTGCTCGCCCCGAGGTCCTCGTCGAGGAAGACGTACTGGGCGCTCCCCGGCGCGGTGCTGGCGTTCGAGTTCAGGACCGCGACGTGCGCGTTGCCGAAATCGAAGGAGTAGTAATTCTCGGAGCGGGCCGTGTTGTTCGCCGGCGTATAGAAGGCGTCGCGCCACGGCTGGCCGCTCGCCGTCCGGACGTCGTGGTTGCCGAGACAGGGCCAGAACACCAGGCGCGTCAGCAGATCGGCGTACGGCTCGAAGAAGCGCGGGTCGTAGCGCTCGGCTTCCCCGCTGTCGTATACCATGTCGCCGGTGTGCAGGACGAAGTCGGCGGGGCTCGCCACCATCTGATCGCGTACGGCGAGCTGCTCCGATCCGCCCGAGCCCGTGTCGCCGACCACGAGAAAGGTGAAGGGCCGACCGGCACCGTCGGTCGTGAAGCTCGACTCGGCGCCGAGCGCCGTGGCGCCGGCGCGCGGGACGTAGCCGTAGGCGCGGCCGGGGAGGAGGCCGGTCACCGGGATCGCACACACCGCGCTCGCGGGGCCGGTCAGGACGATCGGCGCGCCGCCGTCGAGCGGCCGGACGGCGAGCGCGCAGTCGCTCGCGAGGTCGGTGTTCCAGACGACGGTCACCGCCGTGGTTCCCAGCCGTTGGAGATACGGGCCGCGCGTCAGCGCGGTGGCGGCGGCTGCGGAGGAGACGGCGAGCGCGAACGACGTGAGCGCGGCGGCAAGCAGGCTGGTGCATGACGCGCGCGACGAGAAACGATACCCCATGGTGAGCCCCCCTCATGTCGACCGACGCGGCGTCGGGGCTCCTGGGCGTCTGCGGTGACACGTGCCGACGCAGCCCCCTGACGATGCGTCCGCGATCCAGTCGATGCTCGATCGCGCGAGGGTGTGAGGAGCAACCCGGATGCCACGCGGCGCTGCGTGCCGCCCGCGGAGGCGCGGGCGTCGTCGCCGCCCCCACGTCGTGCGCGTAACGCTGCGTTCACGAATGCACGGGGTGGCTCCGCGACGCCGTGCGGAACGCCATGGTGCACGCCGCGGCGTACACGCCGTGACCCCGTGAGAACGCTCGGGGAGAGCGCTCGGGCGTTCGCCAAGGGTTGGAGCCGGGCATGAGCCATGGCGGATGCATGCCGCGGGACCGGCGCGCCGGCGCGCGGTCCGCTGCGGCGCATGTGCGGATCGGCCGATGGCGCGGCCGCCGGGGAGCGCGCGCGGCTGCACGATGCCGCGTTCGTGCGAGGGTGGCGACCCGATCGCGACGATTGCAAGGAGCGAGCTTCTTCTGCATAGTGCGCCGGTTCTTAGAACGTGTTTCATTTTCGCGACGGGCGCCGCGATCGGAGGCGGAGCGCCGCGCGCCACAGGAGCCCTCCCGTCATGCCGTACGCCGTCCTCGTCGAACGCACCATTGCTTGCGGAAGATGCTGACGCGGCCGTACGGCGCGCTGATCGGCGGCATCGCGCGAGTGGCTGGATGAGCCGGGCGCTCGCGGGCATTCGGGTCGTCGATCTCACGATCGAGACGTGGGGCGGCATCGGGGCGGCGCTCCTCGGCGACTTCGGGGCCGAGGTGATCCGCGTCGACGCGCTCGGGCCGTCGCCGGCCGTCGGGCCGGAGGACGAGCGCGCGCCCGGCACCTGGAACGCGCACGCCGCGCTCGCGCAGCGCAACAAGCGGAGCCTCGCCGTCGACCTCGCGAGCACGGCGGGGCGCGAGCTCGTGCAGGCGCTCGTCGGCAAGGCGGACGTCGTGATCACCGACCGCGCGCGCGCCGACCTGCTGCGGCTCGGCCTCGACCACGCGGCGCTTTGCGCCCGCAAGCCCGACCTGATCTACGCGCGGGGCTCGGGCTTCGGCCCGCAGGGTCCGGACGCGGATCTCCCGGCCATCGACGAGCTCGCCGCGGCGCGGACCGGCATGATGCCGATCCTGCCCCAGCCCGGGCGGCCGCCGGTCTTTCCGGGGCATGGCCAGATGTACACCGCGGTCATGCTCGCGTTCGGGATCCTGGCCGCGCTCCACCACCGCGCCAAGACGGGCGAGGGCCAGGAGGTGGACGCGTCGCTCCTCGGCGGCAACATGTACGGTGCGAGCCTCGACCTGCAGGCGTATCTCGCGATCGGCGGCGAGCGCATGCTGCGGCCGATCTCCCGGCTCGACGCCGGCAACCCGATGAGCGGCACCATGTACATGAGCGCCGACGGCCCGTGGGTGACCCTCACCATGCCCGACACCGACCGCTGGTGGCCCGTCTTCGCGCCGCTCGTCGAGCTCGCCGTCGACGATCCGCGCTTCGACACGCACGACAAGCGCTGCGGCGCGAACCGGCTCGAGATGATGCAGGTGCTGGAGGCCGCCTTCCGGCGCGCGCCCGCCGCGCACTGGCGCGCGATGTTCCAGGAGCACCAGCTCTCCGCCGACATCATCGAGAGCTACGACTTTCCGGCGGCCGATCCGCAGGTCTACCGCAACCGCTATTTCGTCGAGATCGACGACCCGAGCTTCGGTCCGCGGACGTCGCTCGGCTTCCCGATCTTCATGAGCGGGACGCCGGCGCGGCTCGACGGGGCGGCGCCGGCGCGCGGGCAGCACGGCGCGGCGATCCTCCACGACCTCCTCGGGCTCTCCGAGGACGCCATCACGGCGCTCCGCGACGCCGGCACGATCGCGGGCTGATCCGCATGGCGAGCGCGCTCGAGGGGCTTCGCGTCATCGATCTGACCGTCTGGTTCCAGGGGCCGGTGGCGGCCCAGCACCTCGCCGACTTCGGCGCCGAGGTCATCAAGGTCGAGCGTCCGAAGGGCGGCGACCAGGGCCGCGGCGTCCGCAGCATCAAGGCGCTGCCGGTCGGCGACTGGAACCAGTACTTCCTCGTCATCAACCGCAACAAGAAGAGCATGGCCCTCGACCTCAAGACCGAGGCCGGGCGCGAGATCATGTACCGCCTGGTCGAGCGCTCCGACGTGTTCCTCTCGAACCTCGGCGCCGAGAACCTCGAGGCGTGGCGGCTCACCTGGGAGAAGCTCTCCGCGATCAACCCCAAGCTGATCTACGCCACGACCACCGGCTACGGCCCGTACGCGACGACGGTGAAGCCGTCGTTCGACATGACGGTGCAGGCTCTGACGGGCCTCATG
It contains:
- a CDS encoding CoA transferase; translation: MSRALAGIRVVDLTIETWGGIGAALLGDFGAEVIRVDALGPSPAVGPEDERAPGTWNAHAALAQRNKRSLAVDLASTAGRELVQALVGKADVVITDRARADLLRLGLDHAALCARKPDLIYARGSGFGPQGPDADLPAIDELAAARTGMMPILPQPGRPPVFPGHGQMYTAVMLAFGILAALHHRAKTGEGQEVDASLLGGNMYGASLDLQAYLAIGGERMLRPISRLDAGNPMSGTMYMSADGPWVTLTMPDTDRWWPVFAPLVELAVDDPRFDTHDKRCGANRLEMMQVLEAAFRRAPAAHWRAMFQEHQLSADIIESYDFPAADPQVYRNRYFVEIDDPSFGPRTSLGFPIFMSGTPARLDGAAPARGQHGAAILHDLLGLSEDAITALRDAGTIAG